Genomic window (Arcobacter aquimarinus):
ATATAGACTTTAAAAAGTCATTTTCTTCTTTTAACTTAATTAAAGTTTCATTATCTTTTGTTGACAATTTATCTTCCTGCTTAGTTATTTTTTCTTCTACTTTTGGTATTACTGAATCTTTAAAAGATTGCATTAACTCAATAGCAGTTTTTATACTTAGATTATCTCTTTTCGTATAACCTAAAACCTTTACATATCTTTTCCTATCATACTGAAATCTAGCAATGTATTTTTGTCCAAATTTAGGATGAGAATCTTTTGATATATATAAACCACTATGGCTTGTTTTTTCAAAATCATTTAAATTCATTACTATAACCTCGTAAACTTATTATCATGTTCCATCTTTTCTATTTCTTGTGTACCACTGATTATAATATCTTCATCATAACTAAAAATATCTTCTTTAGTTTTATTTGCATAATCAATATTTAGCAATATATGACTGATACAATTTAATCTAGCTTTTTTCTTATTATCACTTTTTATTATTGTCCAAGGAGCAATATCTGTATTTGAAGCCATTAACATTGAAAATTTAGCAATTGTATATTTTTCCCATAAATTTTGTGATTCTTTATCAACAGGAGATAATTTATACTGTTTTAGAGGATCCACTTCTCTTTTTTTAAACCTTTTAGCTTGTTCTTTTTTTGAAACGGAAAAGTAAAATTTAAATAAAATTATTCCTGATTTAACTAACATTTTTTCAAATTCAGGAACTTCTCTTAAAAATTCATGATGCTCTTCTGTTGTACAAAATCCCATTACAGGCTCAACTCCTGCTCTATTGTACCAACTTCTATCAAAAAAGACCATTTCTCCAGCACTTGGAAGGTGCTGTGTATATCTTTGAAAATACCATTGAGTTTTTTCTAAATCGCTTGGTTTTTCTAAAGCTACAACTCTTGCACCTCTTGGG
Coding sequences:
- the ppk2 gene encoding polyphosphate kinase 2, translating into MEAIDTKESVKHDYKNKERKREDLEEKEEDGIKKVQIWVKKDTLEYEKRLIKLQIELLKLQNYVKEKGLKVLMLFEGRDAAGKGGTIKRITEHLNPRGARVVALEKPSDLEKTQWYFQRYTQHLPSAGEMVFFDRSWYNRAGVEPVMGFCTTEEHHEFLREVPEFEKMLVKSGIILFKFYFSVSKKEQAKRFKKREVDPLKQYKLSPVDKESQNLWEKYTIAKFSMLMASNTDIAPWTIIKSDNKKKARLNCISHILLNIDYANKTKEDIFSYDEDIIISGTQEIEKMEHDNKFTRL